The nucleotide sequence GATGTCCATACAAACCTAAAAACGTAAAtctccacatatatatagacGTACGTGAAGCGAAGtttcttatttatttgttaGATAGAGATTAATAatcaaccctaaaccccaacttCAAACATTAATAAGACTCGAATCTTAATTCAATGGCATAAACTGTCATGCCCTAAAAattgtgggtatatatatacacatatagaaCATGGAGATCCAGCTGAGCATGTGCACATATTGACTCCCATATCAACCATTTCCCaaagtatatacatatatatagaaatcaCAGAAATAATATCTTTAAACTAAGAAAATTTTTCCTAAGATCTAGCATAAGcgattataatatatatatatatactgatgAAATGTAACACTTCTTTTCATGTAGTAAAGCTCTTCCAATTACAAATATTGAAGATGATGTCGAATTTATTCATTCAAGCGGCTTCTTTAAATGAATAAATTCGCCCTCGCCCAAGAAAGACCAATGAAAATTAAGTGAAAAAGATGTCAACCCAGTAACAATAATTAGAgagacatatatatagacacacacacataatatattgtATTTATGTATGAAGACTTCAATCATAAATCTAgacattattaatttattataatacaTACTCAAAAGATCCCAACTacccaaaatcaaatattaattaataaaatttcctTCCTCATCTTATTCCAGTCGATGCataacatagaaaaataattggtTTCCCTTTATTAGCTAACAGATGGAATAAAATTAACCAAGGAAGGAAACATTTTCATTTGAAATAGTGCCAAAGTCTACTGTGCCACTGCTTGGTTGTTGGGtgtacaaagaagaagaagaagaattggaGGAGGAAGTaagaggtggaggtggaggtggaggtgttTGTGCTGGTGGCATGGTAAGGGTGGCAACAGAGACAGCCCCAGAAGAAAGTAAAGTCAGATAAGAATTTGAAGGATTAATGATATTATTTGCTTCCCTATATTTGTATTTAAGTATCTCAGTCCTTACTGCATTAAGCTCAGCTTCTAATGCTTGAACTTGCTGTTGCAAAGCTGAAATTGCGCCCATACACCCATAGATTGGATCTCTTAGCCTTACATTTGCCTCGTAAACTAGACTGTTTGCTGCATCCGTTCTCTGGATCTCAGGCACCTCCTACATGaaacaatttaattataattgACATTATTGACAATTTACCTATCACCCTTATCAAAGGCACGTGGTTATCTCgtttagaaaggaaaaaaaataataatgataggGATCTTAACTACTGAGTTGTACGCAGGGGCGAATCTACCCTTACCTAGGGGGTAGTTGACCCCCTCAAAATTTTTTGATACCCCTAGTTATATACTTATTTACATAAAAGACcccttgaattttcaatttagatcCCTtagttataaaaaattattcttatggttgaaacaagaaaacatgtgacaattattatGTATAAtagtttataaattttttatatttagtgttatttttgtaCTTTCGAATGTATAATTAGTAGATAATTCAAAAAAATCCGGGGGCGCTGCCTCTTGACCCACTTAACTTTGCCTACCCCAATATAAAATCCTTTGTCTGTCAATGCAACCCCCCTCATACGAAGTCCTGGCTTCGCCCCTGGTTGTACGCACTGGATTTCATGCGAGACATGTGACGCCCATGAGTACACTTGGATCATGTGTATCAAACTCAGcagttgagataactgagataccaatTATTACtaaaatctttatcattttcgaaacAAAGAGCCCAAGTGAGgggattagggttttgattaaTTACCATGAGCATCTTGGAGACGTTACTAGCACCAAAGACTTTGTGAACAGAAGCGAACTTGTGGGGTTCATGGGGAGAGAAATATGGGGAGAAGGGACATTCTGGAGCACATCTTCTTCTCAAGAGCTTACAAGCTGCACAAGGAGTGATTGCGTTTAGGGTTCCTGGTGGTCCTAACATGTGTCTTCTTCCCATTAGAGAGTTGGCATGGTCTGTTTCcctcttgattttcttccctatcTCATCAAATCTGTCCctacaaaaatcaaaacaaagtaCTAATTAAAAAGTGTAGCAAACAGAAATTTAAAGTAGTTAAATGAGGGTTTCGAATATATGGTAGGGTTTAAATTTTGTTCTCTAGTATAGGTAAGGAGAGAGATGTGTTACCTTTCTCTGGACATGCAGGCATACTCTCTCTAGCTGTGAAGATATGGTGTtgatcagagagagagagagagagagagagaagctaaATTGAAGAAACTCTAGTTCATATATGTACAAGGAGATATATATCAAAAGCTGTAGCTTTGAAGAGGTAGAAGAAATGCACAAAGTACAGTAAAATAGATATACTGTTGTGGAgatagaaacagagagagagagagagagagagagagagccagTTAGATTGCCAGCTCTTCCACTGATTGCTCACGTGTGAGTCCTTAAATGTGTTTTGACTTTGAATAAGTACTATAATAGTATGTAACAGTTGGATTGCTTAACGTGAGTAATCTCATTACATCATCGCCGTGTACTAGCCGCaagttgtttaatttctttgagaTATCCAATCTAATTTGATGATTCATGTATGTGCTCATCATTTACTGTTATCAAACAACCATACAATTATATCTTTTCATACATGAAATGCAATGAAATAATAAGTTTTGTATCAAAAGTGATCTCCAGTCACTTGTTAACACATGTCAGCGTAGGGTCCGTAATTGTGACTGGTCAACCATGCAATCACCAGTAacgtttgtttattttgtaggAATTCTGGTTTGATATGAGTTGAAATTCAAGAGGTAGTTGTTGAAAATTAGAGATGTCTGAAGAACCATGTCTGAAAGGCTACAATTAAAGGATTCATTgtcataattattttattatgatTTAAAATAGTTTGTCAAACGAAAATCGAGATTTCAACTAGATAAGCGCAGAGAAAATCAGGGGATTTTAGAGTTTGTAGCCTACACGTTCCTTAAAAGTCTCAAACACGTCTCAGCAACCACACACTAATCAGAGATCAGAAATATGGTTGTCCTACATTTTGAGGAAGAAAAAACCTTCCCACGTTCAAGAATATAAGAGCACTACTAATACGACGACTGTTAGTCATTTTCCCTCAATCTCAAGCACAAGGCCTACAATCTAGGAGAGTGGAGTAGGATGCATGTTCTCAATGCCCCACATCCACCTTGAAGAAGGAGCACGACCTGAAATTCTAACCATGAAGCCTATTGCCATGAAAAAGTTATGGTTATGAAGAGTTTTGACCCAACAACTCAAGTAACAAGCAAAAAGATTGTTTCCCACGATCTTCAATGACAGAATATGTCTAGATTGTACCAAGAGAATAGGAGATAAAGACCATCATGATCACCATGAAGattacaaaaagaagaagagagattcaTACTCACTCTGCGTAAAACATAGACTCCGCAGCTACAAACTTCACTACTTTCTTAGCAATGACTTCGATCGGTCAATTACCCTTAGTCTAGCTACTTACTTTCCAAGCCTCCGAGgctatgtttttgttttagcttgtaaagcatgccCCTCAATACATTCGATGATGTATTATCAGTTAATGAAATTCCATATGTATTCCAATAATgtgttgttttttcattttgttaataGGAGTTATTTCATTACGGTGTTAATATTTTATCTTCCGTTTTTCTCACTTGACACTAAGCAAATTCTAAGTCCTTATCTCGAAAGGCAACCTCGGATTAGAAGTTTTGTATTCTCAGACTGCATACAACTCGTTTGGTGATAGGTCAGACTCATATCAAAATCTTTGGACTGACAGCAAGTCTTGACACACCTGAACACACACATCATCCACAACCCAAACCCTCCTATCTTCAACTGTCAGAAGCGACTGATCTTCTATCTAGCGCAGAAGAGAGCAAGTAGATACATAAttagagaaataatttttatataatagtTTATAGTT is from Tripterygium wilfordii isolate XIE 37 chromosome 14, ASM1340144v1, whole genome shotgun sequence and encodes:
- the LOC120015278 gene encoding LOB domain-containing protein 15-like, which codes for MSRERDRFDEIGKKIKRETDHANSLMGRRHMLGPPGTLNAITPCAACKLLRRRCAPECPFSPYFSPHEPHKFASVHKVFGASNVSKMLMEVPEIQRTDAANSLVYEANVRLRDPIYGCMGAISALQQQVQALEAELNAVRTEILKYKYREANNIINPSNSYLTLLSSGAVSVATLTMPPAQTPPPPPPPLTSSSNSSSSSLYTQQPSSGTVDFGTISNENVSFLG